From Eriocheir sinensis breed Jianghai 21 unplaced genomic scaffold, ASM2467909v1 Scaffold5, whole genome shotgun sequence:
tatctcttcatatcttactttatctatctcctcctatcttactttatctatctcttcctatcttactttatctatctcttcctatcttactttatctatctcttcctatcttactttatctatctcttcctatcttactttatctatctcttcctatctttgtctttatctatctcttcctatcttactttatctatctcttcctatcttactttatctatctcttcctatcttactttatctatctcttcctatcttactttatctatctcttcctatctttctttttatctatctcttcctatcttactttatctatctcttcttatcttactttatctatctcttcctatctttctttttatctatctcttcctatcttactttatctgtctcttcctatcttactttatctatctcttcttatcttactttatctatctcttcctatcttactttttatctatctcttcctatcttactttatctatctcttccgatcttactttatctatctcttcctatcttactttatctatctcttccgatcttactttatctatctcttcctatcttactttatctatctcttcctatcttactttatctatctcttcctatctttgtctttatctatctcttcctatcttactttatctatctcttcctatcttactttatctatctcttccgatcttactttatctatctcttcctatcttactttatctatctcttcctatcttactttatctatctcttcctatcttactttatctatctcttcctatcttactttttatctatctcctccatctatctCTTGCTATCTTTCTTCTCATCAATCTCCACCAATTTTACATCTTTTTTCCTCTGTGTTCCTGGGTCTGTTGCCGTCTCCTGTTCATCCCTATCATCTTTAAGCAACTCTCCATGCAATCCTCCTCTCAAGATCCCCAATAGACGCATCTCAACTCAGCTACACATCTATTTTAAACCAAGAAagagtaatagtaatgatgatggaaTTAATAACAATCTATAATATGTGTTTCTCCAAGTCCACAATTCTTCCAAACTCATTATCAACTTCACAAGAAAAAATATTCGTTGTGTTGGATATAGATTCAGACGGAAAAAGTGGATCACGAACAGACTGGTGGAGAAGTGGAACAGGCGTGTGTgggtgtctgtatgtctgtaatGCAATATGACTCAGAGCTGGGTTGCTTTATTAAACCATTTCAGCGCCcagacacacatttgacaaggctttcgtgggatttgtggtcatttccaggggtagttttataaccctggtggtagtctgacccttcctctgtaccgtgaacctaagaaacacacacatttgacaaggctttcgtgggatttgtggccatttccaggggtagttttataaccctggtggtagtctgacccttcttctgtaccgtgaacctaagaaacacacatttgacaaggctttcgtgggatttgtggccatttccaggggtagttttatgaccctggtggtagtctgacccttcttctgtaccgtgaacctaagaaacacacacatttgacaaggctttcgtgggagttgtggccatttccaggggtagttttatgatcctggtggtagtctgacccttcttctgtaccgtgaacctgagaaacacacacatttgacaaggctttcgtgggagttgtggtcgtttccaggggtagttttatggccctggtggtagtctgacccttcttctgtaccgtgaacctaagaaacacacacatttgacaaggctttcgtgggatttgtggccatttccaggggtagttttatgaccctggtggtagtctgacccttcttctgtaccgtgaacctaagaaacacacacatttgacaaggctttcgtgggatttgtggccatttccaggggtagttttatgaccctggtggtagtctgacccttcttctgtaccgtgaacctaagaaacacacacatttgacaaggctttcgtgggagttgtggtcgtttccaggggtagttttatggccctggtggtagtctgaccgttcttctgtaccgtgaacctaagaaacacacatatttgacaaggctttcgtgggagttctggccatttccaggggtagttttatggccctggtggtagtctgacccttcctctgtaccatgaacctaagaaacacacatttgacaaggctttcgtaggagttttggggcattccagaggtagttttatggccctggtggtagtttaacccttcttctgtaccgtgaacctaaagaaacacaaacatttgacaaggctttcgtgggagttgtggccatttccaggggtagttttataaccctggtggtagtctaatccttcttctgtaccgtgaacctaataaacacacacatttgacaaggctttcgtaggagttgtggccatttccagaggtaattttatggccctggtgtctgacgattcttctgtaccgtgaacctcagaaacacacacatttgacaaggctttcgtgggagttgtgggcatttccaggggtagtttcatgaccctggtggtagtctgacccttcttctgtaccgtgaacctaagaaacacacatttgacaaggctttcataggagcttgaggcatttccaggggtagttttatggccctggtggtagtttaacccctcttctgtaccgtgaacctaagaaacacagacatttgacaaggctttcataggagttgaggccatttccaggggtagttttatgaccctggtggtagtctggcccttcctctgtaccgtgaacctaaagaaacacacacatttgacaaggctttcgtgggagttgtggccatttccaggggtagttttatgaccctggtggtagtctgacccttcctctgtaccgtgaatctaaagaaacagaaacatttgacaaggctttcgtgggagttgtggccatttccaggggtagttttatgaccctggtggtagtctgacccttcttctgtaccgtgaaccaaaagaaacacacacatttgacaaggctttcgtgggagttgtggccatttccaggggtagttttatgaccctggtggtagtctggcccttcctctgtaccgtgaatctaaagaaacagaaatatttgacaaggctttcgtgggagttgtggccatttccagaggtagttttatgaccctggtggtagtctggcccttcttctgtaccgtgaatctaaagaaacagaaatatttgacaaggctttcgtgggagttgtggccatttccaggggtagttttatgaccctggtggtagtctggcccttcctctgtaccgtgaacctaagaaacacacacatttgacaaggctttcgtgggagttgtggccatttccaggggtagttttatgaccctggtggtagtctgacccttcctctgtaccgtgaatctaaagaaacagaaatatttgacaaggctttcgtgggagttgtggccatttccaggggtagttttatgaccctggtggtagtctggcccttcctctgtaccgtgaacctaaagaaacacaaacatttgacaaggctttcgtgggagttgtggccatttccaggggtagttttatgaccctggtggtagtctggctcttcctctgtaccgtgaacctaaagaaacactcatgagaacccatttaatctctttttcggcctttgaaaatagttgaggtGAGAGGCGAGAGCGTCTGAGAAAAGCGACCAGAGATGAATGCATAGAGGAAAAAGATGTGAATAAGCAAAAGAGAGAAGCAAGCATAAAAACAGCATAGTCCACAGTCATgacacaaaaagacagacagatgttgagtaagaaaagaagagaaagcagagtgAAAAAGGAAGCATGAACGGTAAGAAAAATAGCTTTGAAATATATTAACATCTGACAATGACAGCCTGAAagtccttttatttttgttgtttttgttttgcagtaaaggaaacagctcaagggaaaaaaagaaagaaaacaatgatgaaaaaataaagcctGCAAATCAATGGGGTGTTTGATGGCTTGGTACTGGGTCTTTTGTGTTTTGAATAGTGGAACACAGATAAAAATTTTGATATATAGTGATAATAAGTATATGGTGAGGAATTATAgccacttaacccagtagcagcgacgggccaaatttgtggctttaccgtgtagcagcgacgggccaaatttgtggctttaccgtgtagcagcgacgggccaaatttgtggctttactgtgtagcagcgacgggccaaatttgtggctttactgtgtagcagcgacgggccaaatttgtggctttaccatgtagcagcgacgtaataaatttgtggcttgaccatgtagcagcgacgggccaaatttgtggctttaccctgtagcagcgacgggccaaatttgtggctttaccatgtagcagtgacaggccaaatttgtggctttaccgtagcagcgacggccaaatttgtggctttaccatgtagcagcgatgggccaaatttgtggctttaccgtagcagcgacgggccaaatttgttgatttaacgtgtagcagcgacgtgacaaatttgtggcttgaccgtgtagcagcgacgggccaaatttgtggcttgaccgtgtagcagcgacgggccaaatttgtggctttaccgtgtagcagcgacaggccaaatttgtggcttgaccgtgtagcagcgacgggccaaatttatggctttactgtgtaccagcgacggggcaaatttatggctttacagTGTGTAACCAAGCGCAgactaaatttgtggctttactgtgtagcagcgacgggccaaatttatgacGTGTAGCAGCGACGCAATAAATTtattttactgtgtagcagcttTACTAATTTGATAGCAGAccgacaaatttgtggcttttatcATAGAAGAATATgtaataaatttgtggctttaccgtgtagcagcgacatgggcaaatttgtggctttaccgtgtagcagcgacggccaaatttgtggctttaccgtgtagcagcgatgggccaaatttgtggctttaccgtgtagcagcgatgggccaaatttgtggctttaccgtgtagcagcgacgggccaaatttgtggctttactgtgtagcagcgacgggccaaatttgtggctttactgtgtaccagcgacgggccaaatttgtggctttaccgtgtagcagcgacgggccagatttttgccatgatataacccccaaaaaatagatgatgcataaactgatcacaaatgcattgatatatgttatgaaatggtttgtgtgagtgatgattttttctcatttttctcgcttagagggaagggcttttaagaaacatgacccccgcagctaccaggttaaaacacAATTGAGGCTGTTTACATGTATTTTCCTAATCTTAACTCTCCCAcattgtttattttgtgtatttgagGGCTTGGTAATGGGTCTACTGTAGTCTGCTCCTATTTAAAAAGGTTGAATTTTTTATGTCCAGCAAATTATTGACAAGCAGGACAGTTCACATCACCCTCAGTACTCAAGCATAATTATATCAACGCAAATACCTTAATACATACCAGAAAGtctgttaaccccttgactgtggatttcctacaagaagacctcaccaagctacaagaatggaacaaaaagtggctgctacaattcagtgaagaaaaatgtaaagtcctgcaccttgggaggggaataCCACATGGgcaacactctactatccaccacagaggcagataaagacctgggagtgtatgttaccaggctaccagtgaagggatatccagcacaccaataccacatgggaaacactccactatccaccacagagacagagaaagacctgggagtgtatgttaccaggctaccagtgaagggatatccagcacaccaataccacatgggaaacactccactatccaccacagaggcagagaaagacctgggagtgtatgttaccaggctaccagtgaagggatatccagcacaccaataccacatgggaaacactccactatccaccacagaggcagagaaagacctgggagtgtatgttaccaggctaccagtgaagggatatccagcacaccaataccacatgggaaacactccactatccaccacagaggcagataaagacctgggagtgtatgttaccaagctaccagtgaagggatatccagcacaccaataccacatgggaaacactccactatccaccacagaggcagagaaagacctgggagtgtatgttaccaggctaccagtgaaggccaaatccgtgtcaatcgcagcggacaggttaaactCCTTACACATCTGTGGGTAATGCTAGTCTGTcctgttactttccatagaacaTACAGACTTCAGCTTATTCAGTGTTTGCCTATCCCATCATAATAAGTCCAGACAGCAACCTGAACAACATCCACCAGCCCCAGGATGAAGAGTTAGGTGAGCTGTACGCAGACTGCCCAGGCTTCATGAATTCACAGATAGGAAGGTTAGGAGCTATACCCTGACTTGCACTCTATTCCATCTATTATTGTGCAGCTCAGTAAGGGTTTACAAGAGTGCTGGAAATGCCTCCTCTAATACATGTGTGTCCTGATCATTGCCATTTGTTGATCTCTTCACTCATGCCACCACCgggtaataatagtgataataataacaatgaatggTGAAGTGGACACAGACGAGGGACAGTACCATAAGAGGGGAGCAATAATATATCTTTTTAATCAATAAATATCACGACAAGAATGGCAAGAGTTGCACGAGAACGATAATGTTTAAATAGAGTAAAAAAAGCAAcagtaggaataataataataataataataataataataataataataataataataataataataataataataataataataatatcaacaataCTAAAAGGTGAAAATTTGGCATTTAAACAAAATTACTTACTTAAAACGTGTATcccttgaactctctctctctctctctctctctgaaggattAAGAGAGGAAGGTTTTGTGAGAAtataaaacaaacagacagacaaggagtgagacaatctacacacacacacacacacacacgcctagaAGATGGTGATGAGGGCAAAGACGGCATAGAGCAGGGCGCAGGGGTAGGCCACGAGGGGCTGCTGGCGGTCCATGGCCAGGCCCGTCACGAAGAGCTTGGAGGCGGAGACGGAGCACCAGAgtatggcggcggcggtgagcgCCACGCCGACCGCCCCGCGCAGGGAGAGCAGCACGCTGAGCCCCGCCAGCGCCACCATGGGCAGCAGGCAGTAGCCCAGCACGCTGACCACCACGCCCAGCGCCACGCCCGCCAGAGACATGGCGTTCAGCAGCCCGTACATGGAGGCGCAGCCCAGCATGCCGATGCCATAGATGTACCCGAACTGCGCCTTGCCGGACAGCAGCAGGAAGCTCCCAAATGCCAGGCAGAAGGCAAGCGGCCCCGCCAGGTCCGTGTCCTGCAGGATGGCCGGGTCCGTGCGCCGCAGCGGGTTCAGCACTGTCAGGGTCTTCTGCAGGATGGCGTCTGGGTTGATGCCCAGCTCCTCCAGCAGCGGCGGCTCATCCTCATCCCCCACCAGTGGGTACACGCCGCCCACGCCTGGGGCCTCCACGCCCACCCCAGGGGTCATGATGGAGGGACCAGGAGTGAACAGGGCGGGGCCCCCACCCGGCGGTGCCCCTCCTGCCCCGCCCGGCCCCGTGCCGTACTCAAAGCTCTGGAAGGACTGCTCCTGCCCAAAGTCCGCCCCACCCATGTCGTAGGAAAAGTTGCTGCCATCAtcccagccgccgccgcc
This genomic window contains:
- the LOC126992668 gene encoding protein YIPF5-like, whose translation is MSYGWEQQQQQQQQQQQQYGGGGGGWDDGSNFSYDMGGADFGQEQSFQSFEYGTGPGGAGGAPPGGGPALFTPGPSIMTPGVGVEAPGVGGVYPLVGDEDEPPLLEELGINPDAILQKTLTVLNPLRRTDPAILQDTDLAGPLAFCLAFGSFLLLSGKAQFGYIYGIGMLGCASMYGLLNAMSLAGVALGVVVSVLGYCLLPMVALAGLSVLLSLRGAVGVALTAAAILWCSVSASKLFVTGLAMDRQQPLVAYPCALLYAVFALITIF